The sequence below is a genomic window from Neomicrococcus aestuarii.
TTCCTGGCTACCTGGGCTACGTCACGGGCCTGACCGGTGTGGATCTCGAAAAGCAGGGCCGCGGCCGCATGGCCTGGGGCATCACCCTCTTCATTCTGGGCTTCACCGCGGTCTTCATGCTCACTGGCGTGCTGTTCGCGCAGCTCTCCATTTGGCTTCGCTTTGAAGGCGAGTGGGTTACCCGCGTCCTCGGTGTCCTCGTGATCCTGATGGGCATCGTGTTCATGGGCGGCTTCGGCTTCATGCAACGTGACGTCAAGGTTCACGCCCGCCCGCGCGCGGGCCTCTGGGGCGCCCCGATCCTTGGCATGACGTTCGGCCTCGGATGGGCTCCGTGCATCGGCCCGACGCTTGCAGCGGTGCTGGCACTGAGCTCGGGCGCCAACCCGCAACCCGGCAAGGCGGCGCTGCTGACGTTCGCTTATTGCATGGGTCTGGGAATTCCGTTCCTGATTATCGCGCTCGCTTTCCGCAAGGGCATGGGAGCCCTGAAGGTGATGCGCAAGCACCAAGTGCTGCTGATGCGGATCGGTGGGGCACTGTTGATTGTGCTTGGCCTGCTCATGGCCGTGGGCTTGTGGGGGCAGTGGGTTACCCAGCTCCAAGACTGGTTTGCTAACGAAGTGAGGTTGCCCATCTAATGGCAAAAGCAGATAACGTCCGGGACACGGAATTAGCGCAATCGGAGCACGACGCCGAAGCCCCGGAATCGCTCGAAGCGGCCAGTACGCAGGGCGAGGCAAAGAACGAAACGCAAGCTGCGTCGTCGTCCTCCGGTAAAAAAAACAGTAAGGACGATGTTGCCGTACCCGCGCTCGGGCCGGTGGAACTGCTGCGCTGGGCATGGACGCAACTGACCTCGATGCGCACGGCGCTGTTCTTGCTGTTGCTGCTCGCGATCGCCGCGGTGCCAGGGTCGCTGTTCCCGCAACGCTCGGTGAACGCCAACCTGGTATCGACGTACCTGACGAACAATCCCACCACCGGACCGTGGCTGGATCGTTTCCAGTTCTTTGACGTGTACTCGTCCGTGTGGTTCTCGGCGATCTACATTTTGCTGTTCATCTCGCTGATCGGCTGCATCATTCCGCGCGTGAAGAAGCACTGGGAAGCGCTGCGCTCCAAGCCGGCCCGCACCCCAGCGCGACTAGGACGCTTGCCGCACTCAGGCACTATTGCTCTGGAAGATTCGACGCTAACGACCGAGCAGATCCTTGAAACGTCAGCCGCAGTTCTGAAAAAGCGTGGCTACCGCGTGGACCTCCGTCCCGAGGGAAACCGACCCAGCGTCGGCGCTGAACGCGGCTACTTGCGCGAGTCCGGCAACCTGCTCTTCCACGTGAGCCTCGTCGGAATCCTTGCGTCCGTGGCGCTCGGCGGCATGTTCAGCTACACCGCCCAGCGCATCCTGGTGGAGGGTGAATCCTTCGTCAACACGCTGGTGTCCTATGACAGCTTCCGCCCCGGAACCGCGTTCAACGAGGACACCCTGGACCCGTTCGCGGTGACGCTGGATAACTTCAAAGTGGAATTCGACCGCGAATCCTCCACGCACTTCGGCCAGCCCATCAACTTTGACGCCACGGTGGACGTGACGGAATCGGACGGCGCAACCCGCCGCGAACAGCTCCGCGTGAATCACCCACTGCGCATCGGCGCCACGGACGTGTACCTCGTGGGTAACGGCTACGCGCCGATCATCACGGTCCGCGACGGCGAAGGAAACGTCGCGTTCCAAGGTCCCGTGGTGTCCGTGCCACAAGACGGCGTCTACACGTCCCTGATTGTGCTCAAGGTCCCGGACGCGCAGCCGGATCAGCTGGGTTTCACCGGCTTCTTGCTGCCCACGGCCGTGATGGGCTCTGACGGAGTGTCGTTCTCCGCTGACCCGTCCGCCGTGAACCCGCAGATCAGCCTGAACTCCTACTACGGTGACCTGGGCTTGGACTCGGGCAATCCGCAGAACGTGTACGTCATTGACACGGATCAGATGACCGAGCTCAACAGCCGCAACCTGGAAGCGGGCGGCATCACCCTGAACGCC
It includes:
- a CDS encoding cytochrome c biogenesis CcdA family protein, whose product is MAAAANPFAETVLDGSLLLAVPIAVLAGLVSFLSPCVLPLVPGYLGYVTGLTGVDLEKQGRGRMAWGITLFILGFTAVFMLTGVLFAQLSIWLRFEGEWVTRVLGVLVILMGIVFMGGFGFMQRDVKVHARPRAGLWGAPILGMTFGLGWAPCIGPTLAAVLALSSGANPQPGKAALLTFAYCMGLGIPFLIIALAFRKGMGALKVMRKHQVLLMRIGGALLIVLGLLMAVGLWGQWVTQLQDWFANEVRLPI
- the resB gene encoding cytochrome c biogenesis protein ResB, translated to MAKADNVRDTELAQSEHDAEAPESLEAASTQGEAKNETQAASSSSGKKNSKDDVAVPALGPVELLRWAWTQLTSMRTALFLLLLLAIAAVPGSLFPQRSVNANLVSTYLTNNPTTGPWLDRFQFFDVYSSVWFSAIYILLFISLIGCIIPRVKKHWEALRSKPARTPARLGRLPHSGTIALEDSTLTTEQILETSAAVLKKRGYRVDLRPEGNRPSVGAERGYLRESGNLLFHVSLVGILASVALGGMFSYTAQRILVEGESFVNTLVSYDSFRPGTAFNEDTLDPFAVTLDNFKVEFDRESSTHFGQPINFDATVDVTESDGATRREQLRVNHPLRIGATDVYLVGNGYAPIITVRDGEGNVAFQGPVVSVPQDGVYTSLIVLKVPDAQPDQLGFTGFLLPTAVMGSDGVSFSADPSAVNPQISLNSYYGDLGLDSGNPQNVYVIDTDQMTELNSRNLEAGGITLNAGQSYTLPDGKGSISFDGLKRYIGIDVQHDPGKVAVAIFAALALIGLATSLFVPRRRAWVVVTSTGASAGNGAGSGTSPGTGEERMIEYGLLARGEDPRLDDESLKLRELLDEAVASGPHSTSEK